A segment of the Luteitalea sp. genome:
GGAGTGCATTGACAGGCCGAGACCAAACGTCTGGCACACCTGCGCCAGATGTTGGATCTGGCGGAGGCCGCCCCAGTAATGCGGATCGCAGAGCACGATTTGAACAGCGTCTCGCTCGATCGTGCCCGGCAGGTCGGCCAGCGATGTCACCGCGACATTGCTGGCGAGCGGGATCTGCACGCCGCGGGCGATGAGCCCACCGCGCACCGCCGCCATCCCGTCGAGGCCGCTCGTGGGATCCTCGAGATAGCCCTCGCCGCTCAGCTCGGCGGCGAGCGCGGCACCGATCTCGATAGAACGCCCCACCGACCAGGCGCAATTCGGGTCGATGCGCAGCGGCGCGGCGGAGCCGAGCGCACGGCGCAGCTCCCGTATGCTGTCGATCTCGGCCTCCGGCTCGAGGACGCCACCCTTGAGCTTCACAGATGTGAAGCCGTAACCGTGCATCATCTGTCGCGCCTGCCGGACGATGGCGTCGGGATCCAGGGCTTCCCCGTACTCATCCTCACGCACATCGTCGGCCTCGCCGCCGCCGCCGGCATGCTTGTAGAACAGATACGCCGAGAAGGGCACCTCACTCCGTACGCGCCCACCGAGCAGGTCACACACTGGACGGCCGATCGACTTGCCGATGAGATCGAGGCATGCGATTTCCACGGCCGAGTAGAGGCGAGTTGCCGCGTCCATGGGATTTTCGCCGGGGACGAGAAGGGTCTGCGAGCGATCTCCCTTGGCAGAAGAGGTGGGGTCGACGAGCGGCATCAGTGCGGCGGTCAGCCGGAACGGATCGGCACCCACGATGCGCGGCCGAAGGTCCGCGAACTGACGGGCGATGGTCTCGCCGCCGTGCGTCTCACTGATGCCGACGCCGCCTTCGTCACTCTCGATCTCGAGGATCGTCCGCAAGGCATACGGCGCATGCAAGCCGTACGAGCTGCGAAGCGGTGGATCGGCGATGGCAATCGAATGGATCCGGAAATCGACAATGCGCATATCACGAAAGAGCGGGAAAGAGCGCGGCCGCGATCATCGTCGCGATGAGCCCCGCGACGCCCATGACCGCCAGCTGACCGGAGAAGTTACGCAGTGTCTCGGTTGTCGTCATCCCGCTCATGCGAGAGACCACCCAGAACCCGCTGTCGTTCATCCACGAGAACGGCTTGGACCCAAAGCCAATGGCTGCCGCGAGATAGACGGGATGGAATCCGAGCGCCCCAGGCGAGGCCAGTGCCCCAACGATTCCCACAGCGGAAATCTGTGCAACCGTCGCCGAGCCCTGCGCCGTTCTGAGCAGCGCCGTGAGCAGGAACGCGAACGGCAGGATGCCGATCTCTGCCGTCGCTGTCAGCGAGCGGAGCGCCTCGCCGACGCCGGTCTGCTGCAAGATCCCGCCAAACGCACCGCCCGCCGACGTCACGAGGACGATCGAGCCGGCGCCCGCCAGGGCGGTCTGCAGCGTCCGCGCAGACTCTGCTCTGCCCTTGCCATGGCGCGCCAGCAGAATCAGGGCGATCACGGTGGCGAGCGCGAGCGCGACGTGCTTGTCTCCCACTTCGCGGAGAACGCGTTCGAGCAGGCCGCCGAGCGGCCCGCCGGTCTCGCCATCCACCAGGGTGGTGCCGCCGATGAGGACGATCGGCAGCGCGATAGGCAGAAGCGACGCCCAAAGGGAGGGCAGCTCGGCAATGTCGCGATTGGCTAACGTCTTCAGACTGTCCAGCGGCATCTCTGAGCTGTCCCGCAACGGTACCGGCCAGTGCCGATCCACCAGGTAGGCGTAGCTCCCGCCGGCCACGGTGGCCACCAGGCCCAACGCCATGCCGACGACCATCATCTGTCCCACGTCGACATCGAGCGCGCTGGCCACGAACAGGGGGCCCGGCGTCGGGGGAACGAGGGAGTGCGCAATGGTCGCGCCGCCCGCGATCGTCATGACGTAGAGCCCGTATCGCTCGCGAGTCCGTAAGGCCAGCGCCTTGCCGATCGGAATCATCAGGTAGAACACCGTATCGAAGAAGACCGGAATCGCAAGGAGAAATCCGGACGCCGAGAACGCCAGCGGGGCCCGTGCGTGGCCGACGAGCGCCATCAGCGAGCGCACGATGCGGTCGGCGCCGCCGCTGTCGAGCAATGCGCGGCCGATGACGGCGGCCAGGCCGATGAGGATGCCCGTACTGGCCGCCGTCGATCCGAACGCGCGGGCGACGCGCTCACCTGCCGGTTGCCGCGCCAGACTCGACGCCTCGTCTGCGGGCACGTTACGCGCCAGCGCCGCGCGCTCGATGGCTTCGGGTGGCGTCAGCAGGCCGACACATAGCGCAGCGGCGATGAGAGCGAGGAACGCTTCGAGCCGCAGCCACAGAATCGCGGTGACGACGATGAGCACGCCGACCAGCGCGAGCAGGAGCGGGTCGATCGTCACGCCGAGGCTCCCGGCTTCGCTTCCACCCACTTCACGCTGTGATCACCGACCACCGCGACAGTCGAGGGTGGTGAGTCGATCCGGAAGATCGACCATGGCCCCGGAATGAACGGATAGCGGTCGACGACCGTCTCGTCGACGTCGATGCCGAGCCCCGGCCGGTCCGGCACGCGCAAATAGCCAGCCTCTATGGCGAGCGGCTCCGAGAGGATCTCGTCAGCGGCGGGGAAGGGATACATGCCGGCTCGCAGGGCGCTCGTATAGCACGGATGCTCGAGCCACTCGACGACCTGCTCGGGCCAGCAGACGCCGAGATGCGCCGCCACCAGGACTTCGAGCATCGTTCCCCAACTGTGGAACGCGACGCGCCGTCCATGCGCGTTCGCTGCGCGCGACACCGCCTGGAAGGCGGGAAGGCCGCCCTGACAGCACACGTCCATCTGAATGATATCGGCGGCGCCGGTCTCGATGACGTCGAGCAGGCCTTCCGTGGCTTGCTCGTGCTCACCGGTGGCGATTGGAAGACCCGTGTGGTGCCTGAGCCATCGATAGGTGTCATGATCGTCCGGCGGCAATGGCTCTTCGAGCCAGGCGGGTCCGTGCGGCTCCATCTCGCGTGCGAGGCTGGCGACCATGTCGCGCGTGTAGCTGCGATCACCCATCCGCCACCATGAATGCGCGTCAATCATGAGGCCGAAGCTCGGACCAGTCGCCGCCCGCATTCGAGCCAGGGCTTCCAGGTCGCCATCGGGACCGAGTGCGGGGCGCATCTTGTAGGCGAGGAAACCTTGCGCCTGAATGGCGACTGCCTCCTCGGCGTACGCTTCTGGCGGCATGTACATCCCGGCGCTGCCATACAGCTTGATGGCGTGACGCTGGCGGCCGCCCGCGATCTCGGACAACGGGCATCCCTCGAAGCGGGCCGCGAGATCGAGGAGCGCAATCTCGACGGCGTGATACGTCTTTTGGATCTCTGGGCTGGCGGTGAACCGGAGCTCGCGCCATCTCCGCGGGTCGCGGCCGTCGAGAAACGGCGCGATGTGCTCACGGATGTGCGTGGCGGCTTCTTCGTGCGCTGGTCCGGGTGCGTATCCGTGAAGGCCGACCTCCGTGGCGATGCGGATGAGCATCGCGTCACGTTTTAGAATCGTCCGCTCACCGCCATGGAAGGGGAGCCGGAGGGGCTCCGGCAGCGGGCAGGACATGAGGAGCGCGTCAACCCGGGTGATTTTCATCGCGACGTCCGCAAAGGGTCACTGGTTCCTCTTCTCTGTCCTCGGCAGAAAGGGATCGGCCTAGAACGAAGAGAAGGGGACCGGGTAACTTTTACGGACGCCACGATACAGGGATAGCGTCTTCCTGACAATGCCTGGCAGGCTTAGCGGGAGAATGTCAAAGACATCTCCACGCGCCTCTCAGACCAGTCACCTTCCGCCGCCTCGGCGTTGGCGCCGGGGCACGGTATCATCAACCAAAGACAGCGGTTGGCCAGTCTTCCGTCCTTGCTGCCCCCAGTTTTTCTCCACCCTCCGTGAAGCGTCGAGTTCCGCCCATGCGGAGTAAAACAGAGGCGGCGCCGAAATGAAAGCACACGCGTACGACGGCGCTCGCCAGCCAGCGTCGCGCGTGCGCCGGTGCCGCCGGCAAGCGTGATCGCGGGGGCCGTGCCGCCCCGGTCGGCCGCGTGGAAACACCACGTGCGGCGCTCACGTGTGGGCGACCCGCCGAGCTCCGTGAGCTCGGCGGCCGCCTGGCCCCGCCCGTGGTGTTACCCCCTTCGCGGATCACGCGGCCTCCAACGGGGCGGCACGGCCCCCGCGATCACGCCTGCCGGCGCTGCCCCCCAGCGCGGCGCACGTGTCTTGCCGCCCCTCCAATTTGTCTCCATCCCTCCGGAAACACTGAGCGCCACTGCGCGGTGAGGTCGCCGAAGACCACCCGGAGGCGCCCGGTGTGATGTGGACACGTGAGGTGAGATTGCTCGGCGTGCGAGCGACGTGATGGGGCAGGCCACGCGTTGGTCGCGAAAGCGGCGTCGGATGTGGCGGTTGCAGTCGCGTCCCTTCGACGCGGCGGCGACCAAGCCTTCGACGATCGTGGGGGAAACGCGGAAATATCGGTACCTCGCGCCGCTGCGGAACGCGAGGTCGCGCGTGGTGTCGTTCGCATACTGCCGTGATGCGACCAGCCGGGTTTCCCGCATTGGGTGAAGCGCTCGATCAGCGACGCGCGCAGGACCGGCCCCAGTCTCGCGAGTTGCGCAAGGAGCTTCCGTCAACGACCGGCGAGTCGTCGAGGCGTGGGATGTGGCATGTCGCACCACGTCCACAACTGCGACGACATGTCACGCGCACGATGCGTGCGATGGTGCATCGAGGCAGCGGCGGCGGGGCGTGCTGCCGCGTGCCCGCGCCGCCCCGTTGGAGGCCGCGTGATCCGCATGAGGGGGTAAAACTACGCGCGGCGCCAGACCGCCGCCGAGCTCACGGAGCTCGGCAGGTCGTGACACAGGAGCGCCGCGCGTGGTTTTTCCACGCGGCCGACCGGGGCGCGCGGCACCCGTCAGCACGACACGCCGGCGGCTCCGCCCACCCGCGCGTAGCCGGTCCTGTTCACCGACTCCACACAGGCCCGCACTCAAATGTTTGGGAGGGCCGACAAAAACTGGGGGACGGCAAGCTGGCAGGCTCAGAGGCGACGGATGCGCGTCGCTCCGTGAACCAGTTGAGCCATCCGTCGCTCGATCTCGGCCTGGGAAAGGATCTTGCCCACTGCTTCGGCATCCAGGCCCCTTTGAACCTTCTGACGGACGTAGATGTGGTACTGAATATCTTCCAGTGACGCACTCTCGGGAAGGTGCTCGAGCAGGCTTCCTACTTCTTCCTTAGCGGTCTTCATGGAACGCTCCAGCGCTTCAATTCTATCTCATCTCGACTCCCCCTCTTCGCCAGGGAAAACGCCCATGTCTACCGACTCACGGCCTCGTTTCCGGGTGACGTCGAGTCGGTCCGGACCGTCGGATACGTAATCCCCAGCTGCTCGAGATACGTCTTGTACTTGGTGGGATCGAAGTAATGCTTGCGCATCTCCGGGCGATAGCGGTCCATGATCGCCTTGTTGAGGTGGACGGCCGGCTGATCTTCGGCACGAATCAGCGGCTCGTACTTTCGTGTCTTCGTCTGTACGTCCTCGAAGTACTCCCACGCCTGCTCCACCAGCTCGGGACGCAGCAACAGATCCAGCACAGTCATGGCTTGGACCTGCGCTCCCGTATTGACGCCCTTGTGGGCGATCGGCGTCGCCATCGCGATGGCATTCGCCCAGTTGTGGCCCGGGCCGGCCTTGAAGTTTGCGGGGAAGCGGAGCGACACGGTCGGCAACGTCCAGGAGATATCGCCGATATCATCGGATCCGCCGCCGCGCTTGTCGTCGTCTGGAATCTCTTCCTCGCCCTCGAGCTCCGACAGCTCGGTCTCGAGCCCATCCTCCGGCACACCGAGCTCACGCTGGCTCGCCTTGGCCAGCGTGACGTCCGCGTCGCTCCATTTCGGTAAGCCGACTGCCTTGATGTTGGCATACGTGGCCTCGGCCACAGGGCGGTTCATGTGCCGTGGCCACGCCGAGCCCAGAACCCGCGACGACCACGTCGTCCCGGTCATGAGCGCCGCACCTTCCGCCATCTTGTCGCCGACCTCCCACAGGTTCTTGATGCCGTCGAAACTCGTCTCGCGGAAGAAGTACCAGACCGAGGCCGTGCGCGGGACGACGTTGGGCTGGTCGCCGCCGTCGGTGATGACGTAGTGCGACCGCTGTTGCAGCCGGAGGTGCTCGCGGCGATAGTTCCATCCCGTGTTCATCAGCTCTACGGCGTCGAGCGCCGATCGGCCTCGCCACGGCGCGCCGGCACCGTGCGCCGTCTCCCCTTCGAAGGCGTACTCCACGGAGACGAGACCGTTGCCGCTGCTGTCGCCCCAATCCGTGGTCAAGTTGGTGCCCACGTGGTTGTAGAGCACGACGTCGACATCCTTGAACAGGCCAGCGCGGACGTAATACGCCTTCGTGCCGAGCTGCTCCTCGGCGATGCCGGGCCAGATCATCAGCGTGCCCGGGATGTTCTCGCGCTCCATGATCCGCTTCACGGCAATCGCGGCCACGATGTTGACCGGCGTGCCGGAATTGTGCCCTTCGCCATGGCCGGGCGCGCCGTCGATGAGGGGATCGCGATAGGCGACACCAGGCTTCTGTGACGCTTGCGGGATGCCGTCGACATCCGATCCCATGGCAAGCACGGGCTTTCCAGAGCCCCAACGTGCCACCCACGCCGAAGGAATCCCGGCAACCCCGGTCTCGATGGTAAAGCCATGCTCTTCGAGGATGCCCGTGAGGTACTTCTGGGTCTCGAACTCCTGGAAGCCGAGCTCCCCGAAGCTGAAGACCATGTCGACCATCTGTTGCCCGAGGTCGTACATGGCCTGCGAGCGGATATCGTCTGCCACAGCCTCCTTGAGCGTGGCCACGCGTGGATCGACGCTTGTCTTTGCTGAAGTCTCAGAGGGCGCCTGCTGTCCTGCCTGTGGGACGGCGCCTCCCACGCTCAGCGTGATTAGCCCAGCAAGCCACACGGTCCGGTGGCTCATCCTTACTCGACGCATCGAAGGTCCTCCCTCGTGACGTTTGCCGACATTCTTCTCGTACGGCGCGACATACATTGATGTATACCTTGGGCGCGCCGTTACCAGTCGAACTTGACCCCGAACCGTACGATACGCGGTCCGACGATGTTCGACGGGAACAAGTAACGCGTGCCGGAATTCCAGTTGATGTTCTGCTCCGTGTTGGTGTTGGTGATGTTGTACAAATCGATCAGTGCCGTCAAGCGTGCGCCCACCAGCGTGATTGCCTTTTCGACTCGCAGGTCGATCAAGTTGATCGAGTCCTGACGCTGGGTGTCGATGGGCTCGGCCAGAATGCGCTGGTTTCCGTAGTTCAGCGCCACCTCAAACGTACGACCGAAGGGCTGGCCGGATTGATAGCGGTAGCTGGGCGAAAAGCGCAGATCCCAGGGACCATCGTACGTGCCATTGAGCTTGAAGGCCCACGTCTGGAAATTGAACCGCCCCTCGTCCGTGTTGATCAAGTCGGTCGGCGTCGTCGGCAGGGTCTCCGACCGCAGTGTGTTCCCGAAGTAGCCATCGTCGAAGTCGTAGTTCCAGCGGTACGAGAAGGCGGCAATCATCGACCAACGGCCCGAGAGGCGGCGCGTCGCGCTCAGCTCCCACGTCCAGAACTCACTGATGCCGTCGACGTTCTCCGTGCGATCCACGGTTGGCAGCTCCAGGGCCGCCGCGCTGAGATCGAACGCCTGGAACGTACCCTCGTCGTCCGGCGTGCGGCTATCACCGTCGGGACCAGGGTCCTGAACGGTGACCGGCACATTGTAGGCCGAGAGCGGTCTGTTCACGTTGTTCTGCTGATATTGATTGCCAATGCGGCGGTACACCACACCGGTGCGCAGGCCGAAGTTGGCGGCAATCTCGCGCTCGAGCCAGGCGGCGACCTCACGTGTGTAGGTGTCGTCGAGATTCGGATCGAGGCTGGTCGATGCCTCACCGCCCGAGGACTGCAGAAGCGTGCCCTCTTCGCCTGGTTCCCAGAGGCCGCTGCCGTTCGGGTCGGCCCAGGCGTATCGACGGAACCAGTCGGGCGAGTTCGTGTTGACATCGCTCGCTAAACCAGTGCCCGGGTTCCACCAATACTGCCCGTAGTTCACCTTGACGAGCGTTTTCCCATCGCCGAAGAGGTCGAAATTGACGCCGACGCGCGGTGACCACAGGTTCCACGTGAGGACATCCTCGACGGCGGAGAAGTCCAGCGTCTCGGTGAAGAAGCGTCCCGGGAGCCGCTGCTGGGCAGGCAGGAAGCTGCGATAGCGTTCGTATCGCAGGCCGAGATTGAGCGTCATGCGATTGGTGGGCTGCCACGTGTCGTTCAGGTACGACGCATACGTCCAGAGCCCGTTGATCGACTCCGTCGGCGCGCCGAACAAATACACTTCCGTCGGCTCACCGTTGTTCAGCCGCTGCAGGACATCGCCGGGGAAGCCAGATGGGTCGGAGGCGCCTGGCTGGCCGCGGATGGCCTCCGAGGTCTCTCGGAATACTTCACCGCCCATCTTGAAGTTGTGCGACCCGACCCAGCCGTTCTTGAACAGGCTGAGCGCCCCGTGCACTTGGGGGCGCCGTCGGTTCAGCGCCCATTCTCGGTTGGCGCCATATATCAGGTTGTTGCCGGTGTCCTGGATCGAAGGGGCGTCGCTGTTCCGGTGGTTCGGCCAGTCGTAGGCGAACTGCCCGGCACGCAGCTCGAGGAAGCCGAGATCGTTCAGCACGGAGTTCCAGTCGACCTTCCACACGCCTCCCCAATACTTCTGATTCCACGTGGAGTCAGCGGTCGTATGGATCGCGGCGCTGGAGCCAATGAGATAGGTGTCGAGCCGGTTCGGTTGCTGTTTGCGGCCCCACTGCGTGTAGGCGACGATCTTATTGTTCGGGCTCAGCGTGTAGGTGGCCTTGCCCGTGACGTTGTGGAGCTTGGTGGTGAAGATGTCTGCGGGAAAGTTCGGGTACCGCACGTCGATCTGCTGATTGCGCACCGACGAGTACCACCACAGCTTGTCTTTCTGGATGTACCCACCTACGTCGGCATTCACATCGTAGTACCGATTCAAGCGGTTCGTGTCTTGGGCGTCGAGGCCGCCGCCGCCCTGGATACCCCGGGCAATCTGGCTGTCGTCGATGTTGGTGGCCTGCACACCCTCGGTCTGGTAGTCGACATAGACGCGTCCGTGATACGCGTTGCCGCCCGACTTCGAGACGAAGGCGCTGGCGACGCCGGGCCATCCCATCTCCGCGCTGTGCGAGCCGGTTCCTACCGAGACCTCCTCGAAGGAGCCGTAGTCGTAGTAGAAGCCGGCTGCACCGGTTCCTTCCGTCATGACCATGCCTTCGACCATGGGCCGATGCTGATCAGTCTTGGTGTCGTACGCCGCGTACGGTGTTTGCGTGCCTGCGGCGCTGCCGCCGACATCGACGCGCTGGAGCTGGACGGCAGGTGAGGCTCCCAGGATTGACCACAGGTCACGCGCGTTCGGCAGGGAGCTGAGCTTCTCGGCGTCGAAGTTGGTCACGATTCGCGACGCCCGCTGGTCGACGACCGGCGCCTCGCCGGTCACGGTCAGCGTCTCCTCGAGCGTCGAGATCTGCATCTGCACATCAATGGTGGCGTTGAACCCGACGCCCAGGCGCTGCCGCTCACGCACAAGCGTCGCGAAGCCTTGCAGCTGGTAGGTCAACGTATAGTCACCAGGCGGCAATTGAGGCAGTCGATACGCGCCGCCCTCGTTCGTCACCACGGTTCGCTCACCCTGCAGAACCGGGCTGGTAGCCGTGACCAGGGCACCGGGTAGCGCAGCGCTGCTTTCGTCGGTCACCCTTCCATCGATTGCCGCCGTGGTGGCGCCGGCCGACTGCGCCTCCACCTTTTCCGCCAGCACCGTGCACAGAACAACGAGACACACCCCTACTCGGACGTGAGTCAAGCAGATCATCCCTCCTCCTCAATCGGCGACGCCTTGCTGGGCGCGCCGCCGGCAAATTACGTGTGGAGGAGCAAGATCGGCTCCAGGTGTCACTCGACGGTGTGCACGAGAACTAAGGCTGTGACGCGATGCGAGTTACGCGCGAGAGAGACCATGAAGGGCTAACGTTGCGAGGATACATTTCTGTCTGAGCGGGATCCAGACGCGTGAATAACGTCGGTCCCGAGGCACGACATGACCGGGCAGTTGCGTCGATGCGCGTCAACTCGTTCCGGAACGGGCGGCTCATGACGGGCAGGGTCCAACTGTCTCAGCTTTGGCCAGGAAGTCAGCGTCTATCTCTACTCCCAACCCCGGACCGGTTGGGACCTTGACCGTCCCGTTGTGGATCTCGAAATGCGGTGAGTACCAGGACTCGGGTTTCCGTGGCGCTCGCCAGGGAAACTCCATGTAGGCGCCGATATTGGGAATCGCCGAGGCGAACTGGAGAATGTTGACGGCGGTTGCGCCCGTCTGCGTGTTGTGCGGCACGATCCGCATCTCGAACCGACGGGCCATCCGCGCCACGCGCGCCGCCCGAATGAAGCCGCCGTTGTAATTGAGATCGGGCTGGACAATGTCCATCACGCCATTTTCCATCATCCACTGAAACCGCCACAGGCTGGCATCCTGCTCGCCGGCGGCCACCTGCATTGTCAGAGCGTCGGCCACCTGCTTCGTCTCGCTCAGCTCTTCCCACGGGCACGGCTCTTCGAAGAATCCGACGCCGAGATCCTCCAGCATGTGACCGATCTCGATCGCCTTGGCGGCGTTGTACGAGCCATTCGCGTCGGTGTAGATGTCGATGTCGTCGCCAAGGCGCTTTCGGGCGAGCGCCATCATTGTCTCGGTGCGGTCTGGATAGGCATCGAGGTTGCGGCTCATCCGCCCACCGATCTTGAACTTGACTGCCTTTGCGCCCGTGTGCTCGACACCGCGAACGTATACGTCCACCTCTTCCTCTGCCGTGGTGTCCCGCCCCGAGCCGGAGAGATACACGGGAATCTCCTTGCGGATGACTCCGCCCATCAGCTCGCCGATCGGCTTGCTGGCCGTCTTTCCAAGGAGGTCGAACAGGCTCTGCTCCACATACGCCACCGGGCACCACAAGGCTTGGCCGGCCAGCTTGTAGTTTTGGATATAGACGCCATCGATCAGCGTCTCGAGATCGCGTGCATCCTTGCCGAGGAAGAACGGTGCCACCAGATTGAGCAGGATCGGCACGTAGTCCGCGACCTGCTTGGTCTTGCACACTCCCACCGCGCCATCGGTTGAGCGCGTCCGGACGAAGTAGTGGCTCCCGTTCTTGAGGAGCTCGATGGACTCGATCTTGACCGGTGCATCGACACGCCGGCGAAGATCGAAGAGTGGCGTTTCGTAATCTGGAACGACTCGCTCCTCGGCCTGAGGCAGCAACCACGCCGAGGAGGAACGGACGCCGAGAGCCGTTGCGGACACGCCCGCCGAGAGACCCGCCAGGAGGCTGCGCCGATTGATTCTCATCGGCACAGTTTACCGCCACAGACCGTCCCCGAGGATGTCGCAAGTTGTCTCAGCGTCGGCGCACCAGATCGATCCGCACGGATTTCGTGTCACGGCGAGCATAGTGCCGTGATAGCATGCACGCCGTTTCCCTACTTGGTCCAAAGGATTGCATGCCGCAGGCGTGGTGCGTCTCGGCCGAGCGTGTGAGATTGGTGCTGCGCAAGCGTTGGGGCTCTGGCGTCGCAGCGTCACTGGTCCTTCTGTCTTGGGCGGTCGGTAGTGGGTGTAGCGGCGCGGCGAAGGAAGGTCCTGAGCGGCGCACCATCCGCTTGACGACCGGCTGGCCCGGCGGGTTCTTCAATCCACTCGGCGCTGCGCTGGTGACCACGTACTCGAAGGCGATACCGGATCTGTCGTTCGCGGTGGTGCCGAGCGGCGGCGCGGACGTTCATGGCAAGCACCTCCCATTCCTCGACGCGGCCCACCAGGTGAGCCGGGGCGCGGTGGATGCCGCATTCGTCAGCGCGGCTTACCCGGTCGAGTCGGTGCGCCTGGCGACCCACGCCGGCGCCGACCTGTTGGAGGTCAGCGGTCCCGTGGTCGAGCGGCTCCGGGCGACCTACCCGTTCTTGCGCGCCGTTCTCATCCCGTCGGAGACATACCCCAGTCTTCGCCGCGCCGTGCACACCGTCGGCATCCATACGGTCCTGGCCTGCAACGTCGAGCTCGACGAAACGCTCGTCTATCGACTGACCAAGACCTTCTTCGCCGCCCTGCCAGAGCTCGCGACCCGTGTCCGGGCGTTGCGGCGGTTGGATCTCGCACGGGCGCCCGCCACGCCGATTCCTCTGCACGACGGCGCTGCACGCTACTACCGAGAGCGCGAGCTGTTCCGATGAAGCGCGACTGGCTGACCGCGTGGCGACAGCGGCTCATGGTGGGTGTGGCGATCGCCGTCGCGATCGCGCTCGTCACACTGGCCGTCGTCGGCTATCGCGCCACGCGCGAGTGGCAGCGTAGCTCAGCACGATTGGTCGAGCGGCGCGCGGAGGAGAGTGCCGAGCTGCTGGTCACCGCGCTGACGCGCGACATGCGGGGCGCACAGGCGCTCGTGCTCGCGAGCCGTGACTGGAACCCGCTGTCTGTCACTTCCCTGACTGACATCAGCGACCATGTCGCGGCTGCCTTTGCGCGGTACCCGTACCCGGAATCGTTCTTCGAATGGCACGAGGGGTCGGACCAGTCGATGGTCTTCTTCAATCGAGCCGATCGTCCTCCAGCGTGGATGCCCAAGGAGCTTCGCGCGGACCGGTACCCCGTGGTCCTCGTGACCGAGCCTGCCGTGGCGACGACGCTCGCCGACCGCATCCGGCAGGATGCAAAGGTCGGCCGCCGGTACTCTGTCTTCGACGTCACCCTCGCGCGGGAACGGTACCAGGTCGTCGCTCGACTGCAGTACGACGAGCCGTTTCGGGAGCGGCTCGAGAGCATCTTCGGCTATACGGTCAACCTTCGTTGGGTGCGGCGCTCGTATTTCTCCGAGATTACCGCCGAGGTCGCCCGCATCGGCAATCGTGGGGTCGACCTCGACCTGGCGGTGCTCGACGAGCACGGCAGCCTCATCGCCGGCTCGGCGAACGCCGTGCCCGCCACACGACGCTCTTTCCCCCTGCTGTTCTTCGATCCGACGACCTCGGCCGTGGATCCGCCTGCCGACCTCGCGGTGCGTACGTGGCAGGTGCGCGTGAGTTCCGCAAACGACCCCACGCTGGTATGGGCCACACGCAGCGCCAACTGGACGCTCGGGGTGATGACGGCTGCGGCGACGGGCCTCGGTGTCAGTCTAATCTTTGGATTCTACGCCGCGCGCGCGAGCGTGATGCTGGCTGAGGTCCGCTCCGATTTCGTCTCCAGTGTCACCCACGAGCTGAAGACACCGCTGGCGACGATTCGGGCCGTTGGCCACACGCTCATCCGTGGACGGGTCACGGGGCCGGACGCCCTCCGCGAGTACGCGCAGCTCCTCGTCCAGGAGGCAAAGCGTCTGACGCGTCTGGTGGACAACATCTTGGCGTACGCGAGGGTCACCGACGTGACCGACGTGTACTCGTTCGAGCATCAGGCGCCGGCCGAGCTGGTCGACGATGTGTTGCAGGAGTTTCGCCACCAACTGGTCGACGGCGACTTCGAGCTCGACGTCGACGTGCCGA
Coding sequences within it:
- a CDS encoding glucarate dehydratase translates to MRIVDFRIHSIAIADPPLRSSYGLHAPYALRTILEIESDEGGVGISETHGGETIARQFADLRPRIVGADPFRLTAALMPLVDPTSSAKGDRSQTLLVPGENPMDAATRLYSAVEIACLDLIGKSIGRPVCDLLGGRVRSEVPFSAYLFYKHAGGGGEADDVREDEYGEALDPDAIVRQARQMMHGYGFTSVKLKGGVLEPEAEIDSIRELRRALGSAAPLRIDPNCAWSVGRSIEIGAALAAELSGEGYLEDPTSGLDGMAAVRGGLIARGVQIPLASNVAVTSLADLPGTIERDAVQIVLCDPHYWGGLRQIQHLAQVCQTFGLGLSMHSNSHLGVSLMAMAHAAAVAPRLTYACDTHYPWQHEADEVVQGGRIPIRNGCVAVGDKPGLGIELDQDQLARGKERYRRCAYRKRDDEAEMRKHVDPAWSRVLPRW
- a CDS encoding GntP family permease; its protein translation is MTIDPLLLALVGVLIVVTAILWLRLEAFLALIAAALCVGLLTPPEAIERAALARNVPADEASSLARQPAGERVARAFGSTAASTGILIGLAAVIGRALLDSGGADRIVRSLMALVGHARAPLAFSASGFLLAIPVFFDTVFYLMIPIGKALALRTRERYGLYVMTIAGGATIAHSLVPPTPGPLFVASALDVDVGQMMVVGMALGLVATVAGGSYAYLVDRHWPVPLRDSSEMPLDSLKTLANRDIAELPSLWASLLPIALPIVLIGGTTLVDGETGGPLGGLLERVLREVGDKHVALALATVIALILLARHGKGRAESARTLQTALAGAGSIVLVTSAGGAFGGILQQTGVGEALRSLTATAEIGILPFAFLLTALLRTAQGSATVAQISAVGIVGALASPGALGFHPVYLAAAIGFGSKPFSWMNDSGFWVVSRMSGMTTTETLRNFSGQLAVMGVAGLIATMIAAALFPALS
- a CDS encoding mandelate racemase/muconate lactonizing enzyme family protein; the protein is MKITRVDALLMSCPLPEPLRLPFHGGERTILKRDAMLIRIATEVGLHGYAPGPAHEEAATHIREHIAPFLDGRDPRRWRELRFTASPEIQKTYHAVEIALLDLAARFEGCPLSEIAGGRQRHAIKLYGSAGMYMPPEAYAEEAVAIQAQGFLAYKMRPALGPDGDLEALARMRAATGPSFGLMIDAHSWWRMGDRSYTRDMVASLAREMEPHGPAWLEEPLPPDDHDTYRWLRHHTGLPIATGEHEQATEGLLDVIETGAADIIQMDVCCQGGLPAFQAVSRAANAHGRRVAFHSWGTMLEVLVAAHLGVCWPEQVVEWLEHPCYTSALRAGMYPFPAADEILSEPLAIEAGYLRVPDRPGLGIDVDETVVDRYPFIPGPWSIFRIDSPPSTVAVVGDHSVKWVEAKPGASA
- a CDS encoding KTSC domain-containing protein, whose product is MRETRLVASRQYANDTTRDLAFRSGARYRYFRVSPTIVEGLVAAASKGRDCNRHIRRRFRDQRVACPITSLARRAISPHVSTSHRAPPGGLRRPHRAVALSVSGGMETNWRGGKTRAPRWGAAPAGVIAGAVPPRWRPRDPRRG
- a CDS encoding peptidase dimerization domain-containing protein, which encodes MSHRTVWLAGLITLSVGGAVPQAGQQAPSETSAKTSVDPRVATLKEAVADDIRSQAMYDLGQQMVDMVFSFGELGFQEFETQKYLTGILEEHGFTIETGVAGIPSAWVARWGSGKPVLAMGSDVDGIPQASQKPGVAYRDPLIDGAPGHGEGHNSGTPVNIVAAIAVKRIMERENIPGTLMIWPGIAEEQLGTKAYYVRAGLFKDVDVVLYNHVGTNLTTDWGDSSGNGLVSVEYAFEGETAHGAGAPWRGRSALDAVELMNTGWNYRREHLRLQQRSHYVITDGGDQPNVVPRTASVWYFFRETSFDGIKNLWEVGDKMAEGAALMTGTTWSSRVLGSAWPRHMNRPVAEATYANIKAVGLPKWSDADVTLAKASQRELGVPEDGLETELSELEGEEEIPDDDKRGGGSDDIGDISWTLPTVSLRFPANFKAGPGHNWANAIAMATPIAHKGVNTGAQVQAMTVLDLLLRPELVEQAWEYFEDVQTKTRKYEPLIRAEDQPAVHLNKAIMDRYRPEMRKHYFDPTKYKTYLEQLGITYPTVRTDSTSPGNEAVSR